A window of Candidatus Zymogenus saltonus genomic DNA:
TTGTCAATAAAAAGCCTATAAATTTCTTGACTACGCGGGAGCAGATTGGTATATTTCAAAAAAGCTATGGATAGTACGGTTAAAAATGAACAGTGGTTCCAGTAAGTTATACGATGCTTTAATTTTGGCGGGAGATAGAAGGGCGAGTCGAAACATCAAGGGGGGAAACAAGACCCTCCTTACCATAAATGAGAGGCCGGTTCTCAGTTATGTCCTTTCCGCCCTTTTGGATTCAAAATACGTTCGCAACATATTGATCGTCGGCCCGAAAAAACGGATAGAAAAAGCGCTGAAATCCGATTTAGCCAGAATCAAGGACCGAAAGATAACCGTCCTGGAACAGTGGGATAATCTCATCGAGAACGTGTGGCACGGTTTTCTCCATACAATCGAAGGATATAAAGAGGGGGTGGATCCCGACACCTACCTCAATACACCCGAAGAGGAAAAAGCGGTTCTCGCCCTTTCGGGCGACATACCCCTTTTGACATCGTATGAGATAGACGAGTTCTTTGAAAACGCCGAGATCGACAGGTTCGATTACATCGCCGGGATAACGCCGGATCATTTTCTTATGCCTTACTACCCTAAAAAGAACAAACCGGGGATCAGGCACTCGTATTTTCACGCCAGAGAGATTAAGTGGCGTCACAACAACCTGCATCTCGGAAGGCTGTTCAAGGTAAGGAACAAGATATATATTCAGAAGATGTACGAGTACCGTCACCAGAGGGAGTGGAAAGATATTATCAAGCTTATCTTTACCATCCTCAGGACGGAAAAGGGGACATATA
This region includes:
- a CDS encoding nucleotidyltransferase family protein, whose translation is MAGDRRASRNIKGGNKTLLTINERPVLSYVLSALLDSKYVRNILIVGPKKRIEKALKSDLARIKDRKITVLEQWDNLIENVWHGFLHTIEGYKEGVDPDTYLNTPEEEKAVLALSGDIPLLTSYEIDEFFENAEIDRFDYIAGITPDHFLMPYYPKKNKPGIRHSYFHAREIKWRHNNLHLGRLFKVRNKIYIQKMYEYRHQREWKDIIKLIFTILRTEKGTYKAFYQFAVLQACMFLTNRRFGWLSDFIRKFVTLSSIENTVGLLLGVSAKTSITYYGGAALDIDSDEELETIKTNLDEWMAYQKELFNSKKGESKKGK